A region of Nostoc sp. 'Peltigera membranacea cyanobiont' N6 DNA encodes the following proteins:
- a CDS encoding (2Fe-2S) ferredoxin domain-containing protein, whose amino-acid sequence MKKLIERIKRLLQRIFKRFASNSQQTSPLINSRPLDTSISIPSVSPRWESGLVLVCSQCANERSNSFRPANKSSTASEDLENWLKSRLKLEGLWGEFRVVSTSCLGVCPKSGITVVIVSNGSCGNSPCLIVNPRSDVYDGLRLRELLYSYIKQNKK is encoded by the coding sequence ATGAAAAAACTGATCGAGCGTATTAAGAGATTGTTGCAACGTATCTTCAAGAGGTTTGCATCCAATTCTCAGCAGACATCGCCCTTAATAAATTCTCGTCCGCTAGACACTTCTATTTCTATTCCTAGCGTTTCTCCCCGATGGGAGTCTGGTTTGGTGCTTGTGTGTTCGCAATGTGCAAATGAGCGGTCAAATAGTTTTCGTCCAGCTAACAAAAGCTCAACGGCTTCCGAAGACTTAGAGAATTGGTTAAAATCTCGTTTAAAACTTGAGGGATTATGGGGTGAATTTCGGGTCGTTAGCACCAGTTGTTTAGGAGTTTGTCCAAAATCAGGTATTACTGTCGTTATTGTAAGTAATGGAAGTTGCGGTAATAGTCCATGCTTAATTGTAAATCCTCGCAGCGATGTCTACGACGGGCTACGCCTACGCGAACTTCTTTATTCATACATAAAACAGAATAAAAAGTAA
- a CDS encoding GntR family transcriptional regulator, with protein MNLNDLAANVLQQQRSTPDLIADALREAILRGIFQEGQSLRQDEIATQFGVSRIPVREALKQLEAEGLVTLHLNRGAIVSVLTAQEAQEICEIRSALEVKAMQLAIPKFKETDIEKAAVILEATDKATDAGVLAKLNWEFHATLYATAERPRLLAMIKTLHVNCDRYVRVQLVEMDYQERSQKEHYQLLDACQKQDTKAAVRLLKRHIDTAGEQLIAYLQQIAQKR; from the coding sequence ATGAACTTAAATGACTTGGCAGCAAATGTGCTGCAACAACAACGCAGTACCCCAGATTTAATTGCCGATGCTTTGCGGGAAGCGATTCTGCGGGGCATTTTTCAGGAAGGACAATCTTTGAGACAGGATGAAATCGCCACTCAGTTTGGCGTGAGTCGCATTCCCGTGCGCGAAGCCTTGAAGCAGTTAGAAGCAGAAGGATTGGTGACACTGCATCTAAATCGTGGGGCGATTGTGTCGGTGTTGACAGCACAAGAGGCGCAAGAAATCTGTGAGATTCGCAGCGCTTTGGAAGTGAAAGCGATGCAATTGGCGATACCCAAGTTCAAGGAAACAGATATAGAAAAAGCGGCTGTGATTCTGGAAGCGACAGATAAAGCAACTGATGCAGGTGTGTTGGCAAAACTCAACTGGGAATTTCATGCGACGCTGTACGCCACTGCTGAACGTCCCCGGTTGCTGGCGATGATTAAAACTTTACACGTTAATTGCGATCGCTATGTTCGCGTACAATTGGTAGAGATGGATTACCAAGAGCGATCGCAAAAAGAACACTATCAACTCTTAGATGCTTGTCAAAAGCAGGATACAAAAGCTGCTGTCAGGTTACTAAAACGACACATTGACACCGCAGGAGAACAGCTAATTGCATACTTGCAGCAAATTGCTCAGAAACGCTGA
- a CDS encoding nuclear transport factor 2 family protein produces MEKRREGGRIVSKAISFLLNQITLIVLAVTLVLFIGGRFELASATQPNAELEIQKLTSCYSLGTDAIGRGNLLEGKNIYRDCFTQDAVLTAIFPDGTTQTNYGTDAWADFVYSVFQGNGYTATQHLMGTINISIENNKAVMTSYLHATHKRSETSIDVANGTYEDEVVNKNGRWKIRKRTLKLIDFLNLSSPTVDSSNANARSSNSSTTFVRPKMSGFNH; encoded by the coding sequence GTGGAAAAAAGAAGAGAAGGTGGGCGAATAGTTTCAAAGGCTATCTCGTTTTTGTTAAATCAGATTACATTGATTGTGCTTGCAGTCACTCTTGTGCTGTTTATTGGAGGTAGGTTTGAACTAGCAAGTGCAACTCAACCTAACGCAGAATTAGAAATTCAAAAATTAACATCCTGTTACTCGCTGGGAACTGATGCCATTGGTAGAGGAAATCTCCTAGAGGGAAAAAATATTTATCGGGATTGTTTTACTCAAGATGCAGTTCTCACTGCCATTTTTCCTGATGGGACAACTCAAACAAATTATGGGACAGATGCTTGGGCAGATTTTGTCTATTCAGTATTCCAAGGAAATGGTTATACAGCTACTCAACACTTGATGGGTACGATAAACATTTCAATTGAGAATAATAAAGCAGTGATGACTTCTTATCTCCATGCAACTCACAAACGTTCGGAAACTAGCATTGATGTCGCTAATGGTACTTACGAAGATGAAGTTGTAAACAAAAATGGACGCTGGAAAATTCGTAAACGTACTCTCAAACTCATAGATTTCTTGAATCTCAGTTCACCGACAGTTGATTCTTCAAATGCTAATGCTCGAAGCAGTAATTCCTCAACTACATTTGTAAGACCAAAAATGTCTGGCTTCAATCATTAA